The DNA sequence TCGTGCACAGCCGGATCGAGGACGCCGCCGCCGCCGGCGTGACCGGACCGTTCGACGGCATCTTCGCCGCCTACCTGCTGCGCAACCTCGCCGACCCGGACGCGCAACTGCGGATTTTCCACGACATGCTTCGCCCCGGCGCACCGCTGACCGTGCACGAGTACTCGGTGCGCGACTCCGCCGTGGCGACCGCGATCTGGAACGCCGTGTGCTGGACGATCATCATCCCGGCCGGGCGCCTGCGCACCGGCGACGCGTCGCTCTACACCTATCTGCGGCGCAGTGTGCTCGACTTCGACGGGGTGTCGGCGTTCCGGGACAGACTGCGGCGCAACGGTTTCACCGATGTCGACAGCCAGACGATGCCCGGCTGGCAGCGCAATGTC is a window from the Mycolicibacterium litorale genome containing:
- a CDS encoding class I SAM-dependent methyltransferase — protein: MSEALPHAQVPAAFDAGAAAYDRLVSANPGYHGHLRLSARRMGLPDGGRGMRLLDAGCGTGASTAALLAAAPHAEIVAVDASAGMLAEAAAKSWPGSVRFVHSRIEDAAAAGVTGPFDGIFAAYLLRNLADPDAQLRIFHDMLRPGAPLTVHEYSVRDSAVATAIWNAVCWTIIIPAGRLRTGDASLYTYLRRSVLDFDGVSAFRDRLRRNGFTDVDSQTMPGWQRNVVHTFTAKSRGAR